From the genome of Methanoregula boonei 6A8:
GATCTATTTCCTGATGTACCGCGGCAAGATGGGTGCGCTCTTCCGGGATCGGATAGTACGCCTCCTGCTCCTGCTGGCCCTTGTCGGCTCGATCATTGTTTCGCTTGAGTTGTACCTTTTCAACAGCATGGCACCCTATGACGCGATCCGCGAGGGATCGTTTACGGCGGTCGCGGCCATCTGCACCTGCGGGCTCCAGATCGCCGACCTCCATGTCTGGACGGCTGTTCCGCTTGCAGTCATTGCACTGCTGATATTTATCGGCGGGGCAATGGGGAGCACGGCCGGGGGGATCAAGATCAACCGCCTGGTGCTCGCGTACGAGGGGATAAAATGGTGGTTCCGGAGGTTCTTTGTGAGCAGCAGGGTGATTGTACCGTTCCGGTACGAGGGAAAGATGCTCTCAAAGGAGATCTCGGAGATGGAGATCTCCAAAAACATGCTGGTGATCGCCCTCTATGCCATTACGGCCTGTGTCGCCACCATCCTCTGCCTGCATCTGTATATTACGTCATTCCGCCTTGACGAGGTGCTCTTTGAATGCGTCTCGGCACTCGCAAGCTCCGGCCTCACCGTTGGGTTTATCACCGCACAAAGCCCCGTGGCCATAAAATGGATCTTTATCATGCTCATGTGGCTGGGACGACTCGAGATCGTCCCGGTGATCATCATGGTGATGGGGATCGTAAAAGGGCTGCGCGAGGAGCTTGCAAGCGAGTCACCCGCAGAATCAGAGGATATGCATGCCCCGGCGTACGAGGAAAATAACTGACGGCGGGGCGGGGTTATTTCGAGGGGAAGAGATCGGGACGTCCCGGGATATAGAGTGCAGCCGCGTACTCCTCGGCAAACGCCGTGTCGGTCATAAGATCGATGTACACCATGTGCCGGGCCATGGACTCGGCCGCGGCCCGGCTCTTCTCCGACACAAGGCAGGCATATGCCCCCGAGAGCGACCCGTTTCCGATCATGTGGACCGTGGCTGCCGGGAACCAGGGAAGGATCCCGAACCGGACCGCCTTTTCGATGTTGGTGTAGGCCCCGAATGCACCGGCAAGGTACAGGTGCCGGACATCGCCCACCGTATGCTTGTACCGCTTGAGAAGGACCGCGATCGCCCCGCAGGCCGCGGCCTTGGAGTCCATGAGGTAATCGATGTCCTGCTGGGTAATCACGATCTCCCGCCCGGTCCCGCTCTCATCGTCCCGGACAAGGAGGTATTCTGCCCCGTCAGGCCCGGCCCGGACCCGGGGACTGGTGGAATCGAACTTGCCGGCAAAATCCAGGGCACCGGTCTCTACCAGGGCAACAGCAAGGTCCACGATCCCCGAGCCGCAGATGCCCCGGGGCGGGGCAGCGCCGATCGTGGTCCAGCGGATCTTCCCGGTTGTCGGGTCTCCCTCCACATGATCTATCGCTCCTTTCATCGCCCGCATCCCGGCCCGGATGCCGGCACCCTCGAATGCGGGGCCGGAGGCGCAGGAGACCGAGGCAGACCAGTGCCGGTCGCCAAGCACGATCTCTCCGTTTGTTCCCAGATCCACCATCAGGCTGAGGTCATCGGATTCCTGCATCCCGGCCGTGATCATATCACCTATCGCATCCCCGCCCACGAACCGGCTGACATTGGGAAGGCAGTAGACCTCAGCCGCCGGGTTGGCAAGAAGACCAAGCCCCTGTGCAGTCCGGATAAGCGGCACACGCGAGACCTCGGCATCTGCAAGCTCAAGGTAGTGGGGATCAAGGCCGCAGAGCAGGTGGTTCATCACCGTGTTTC
Proteins encoded in this window:
- a CDS encoding TrkH family potassium uptake protein, whose protein sequence is MKRLDHLAMIIHDVGRICGFLGYLSLLPFVVLVIFQEWDMLIPMASAPIAFLVLGYILTRVEVRDYEPPVSIMLVAVAAAWFLIAIVGALPFMLGMGMSYTDGIFEAMSGWTSTGFTMIQALDQAPMTLLFWRTYMQWIGGIGIIVFGISMRRRSRFSLFQIFRSEGKPEDLMPNLMSTGWRMWKIYIFLTVIFTGLVMLAGIPLWDAVNLVMVAIATGGFTLHSAGLAYYHNPLLEALLIPVMLAGAIPFKIYFLMYRGKMGALFRDRIVRLLLLLALVGSIIVSLELYLFNSMAPYDAIREGSFTAVAAICTCGLQIADLHVWTAVPLAVIALLIFIGGAMGSTAGGIKINRLVLAYEGIKWWFRRFFVSSRVIVPFRYEGKMLSKEISEMEISKNMLVIALYAITACVATILCLHLYITSFRLDEVLFECVSALASSGLTVGFITAQSPVAIKWIFIMLMWLGRLEIVPVIIMVMGIVKGLREELASESPAESEDMHAPAYEENN
- a CDS encoding ASKHA domain-containing protein yields the protein MEQPDAPVIRVIFQPMNRVVTVPSGTSLLSAIVLAGLTIESICGGKGTCGKCRVILNSGSCTDAPDTVTGCRLTRKEREAGYHLACQVTVLSDAEFTIPVESRIDSPQILVTKPAVAGTVEPMVMQYLVELFPIEGLPVASQSVRFAGYSGLRPRMTDEQYHALLDPDTPQTALLSTLHSPPKVLAFLPAENPVRLYGVAIDLGTTTVVGCLARLDTGEILATASTLNRQITYGEELLTRIGYAASPAGLATLQKSAAAAINDVIATLALNAGVEPTAIFALTIAGNTVMNHLLCGLDPHYLELADAEVSRVPLIRTAQGLGLLANPAAEVYCLPNVSRFVGGDAIGDMITAGMQESDDLSLMVDLGTNGEIVLGDRHWSASVSCASGPAFEGAGIRAGMRAMKGAIDHVEGDPTTGKIRWTTIGAAPPRGICGSGIVDLAVALVETGALDFAGKFDSTSPRVRAGPDGAEYLLVRDDESGTGREIVITQQDIDYLMDSKAAACGAIAVLLKRYKHTVGDVRHLYLAGAFGAYTNIEKAVRFGILPWFPAATVHMIGNGSLSGAYACLVSEKSRAAAESMARHMVYIDLMTDTAFAEEYAAALYIPGRPDLFPSK